From a single Triplophysa rosa linkage group LG1, Trosa_1v2, whole genome shotgun sequence genomic region:
- the LOC130559000 gene encoding zinc finger BED domain-containing protein 4-like, which produces MPCVVHTLQLVVNIVHKEASVKRLIDRVRLLVMLFRKSSVATEQLLHLSGLTLIKDCPTRWSSTYLMITRLIDLKDSLTQVADTMGWDSLLPSEWQRLTALRDLLLPFAEHTQMLQSDTMSLSLVVPALLDLSAHLSEFPQAQGSSHKDISSLAKKMKANLDQRFSCFLNPSDSKFSPLATAACFLDPTVSADAFIGIDDEHIQDLLSRAEQYIAQMVSSVRMQEDAVEHQGGDEECEEQEPHAK; this is translated from the coding sequence ATGCCCTGTGTTGTACATACTTTGCAACTTGTGGTTAACATAGTCCACAAAGAAGCAAGTGTTAAACGCCTCATAGACAGAGTTCGACTACTTGTTATGCTCTTCCGCAAGTCATCGGTGGCAACAGAGCAATTACTGCATCTTTCTGGTCTCACTTTGATCAAAGACTGCCCCACTAGATGGTCCAGCACCTACCTGATGATAACACGTCTTATTGATCTGAAGGACTCACTTACTCAAGTAGCTGATACGATGGGCTGGGATTCTCTGCTTCCAAGTGAGTGGCAAAGGCTCACTGCACTCAGAGATCTGCTTCTTCCCTTCGCTGAGCACACCCAGATGCTCCAGAGTGACACAATGTCCTTATCTCTGGTGGTGCCTGCCCTCCTGGACCTGAGTGCTCACTTATCTGAGTTTCCCCAGGCCCAAGGTTCAAGCCACAAGGACATATCTTCTCTGGCAAAGAAGATGAAGGCAAACCTAGACCAACGCTTTAGCTGCTTCCTTAATCCCAGTGATTCAAAATTCTCACCCCTTGCTACTGCTGCATGCTTCCTTGATCCGACAGTCTCAGCTGATGCATTCATTGGAATTGATGACGAACACATACAGGATCTACTGAGTAGAGCAGAACAATACATTGCTCAAATGGTGTCCTCTGTAAGAATGCAAGAGGATGCTGTTGAACATCAGGGAGGTGACGAGGAATGTGAGGAGCAGGAGCCACATGCAAAGTGA
- the pstpip1b gene encoding proline-serine-threonine phosphatase-interacting protein 1b gives MALQFCDAFWGADFTDQSGYEAIAQRLQDGRHMCKDVEELLKMRAMAEEKYGRELVAIARKAEGQTEIGTLKASFDKMKAEIEKSGNLHIQLSEGIREDVQKIEAFREHQRDQTRKLEEIIEKLQKPKMVLHKKTMESKRLYEQRCKEADEAEQASGKKTNVTSSTHRQSEKVLNRARLCRRAANLAEKQYMWNVEQLEKTRQDWESTYRSVCEVFQQQECERINILRCVLWNHCNLLSVQCVRADECYEEVRKVLEQCDIIADNNCFIEMKKTHCRPPAPLEFQCYSDVDSNEGVRRVETKRLSIMLPRVMPSCVYPEADRNSGATFTPAEERGDVAEKYLVLYDFKAKEVDELSISKGEIVMVTEQGEDGWWTAWKDGISGMVPGTYLTKVSPSCTHLASHSHRNSVKWN, from the exons ATGGCTTTACAGTTTTGCGATGCCTTTTGG GGTGCTGACTTTACTGACCAATCAGGTTATGAGGCCATTGCACAGAGGTTACAGGATGGCAGACACATGTGCAAAGATGTGGAAGAACTGCTGAAAATGAG AGCAATGGCTGAGGAGAAATACGGAAGAGAGCTGGTGGCAATTGCTCGGAAAGCAGAAGGCCAAACCGAGATTGG AACATTGAAGGCATCGTTTGACAAGATGAAAGCTG AAATTGAGAAGTCAGGAAATCTGCACATCCAGCTGTCTGAAGGGATAAGGGAGGATGTCCAGAAAATCGAGGCATTTCGAGAACATCAGAGGGATCAGACAAGAAag CTTGAAGAGATTATTGAAAAACTTCAGAAGCCAAAAATGGTATTGCACAAGAAGACAATGGAG TCAAAAAGGTTATATGAGCAAAGATGTAAGGAGGCTGATGAAGCTGAGCAAGCATCGGGGAAGAAGACAAATGTGACCTCCTCCACCCACCGgcaatcagaaaag GTGCTGAACAGGGCCCGGTTATGCAGGCGAGCAGCCAACCTTGCAG AAAAACAGTATATGTGGAATGTTGAACAGCTAGAAAAAACTCGGCAGGACTGGGAGAGCACATACAGAAGTGTGTGTGAG GTGTTTCAGCAGCAGGAGTGTGAACGCATTAATATCTTGCGCTGTGTGTTATGGAATCACTGCAATTTGCTGTCTGTGCAGTGCGTGAGGGCCGATGAG TGCTATGAGGAAGTAAGGAAGGTTCTAGAGCAGTGTGACATCATTGCTGACAACAACTGCTTCATTGAGATGAAAAAGACACACTGTCGTCCACCAG CTCCCTTAGAGTTTCAATGCTACAGTGATGTGGATTCTAATGAAGGTGTCAGGAGGGTTGAAACAAAAAG ATTATCTATCATGCTGCCAAGAGTGATGCCCTCTTGTG TATATCCAGAAGCAGACAGGAATTCAGGTGCAACATTTACACCTGCTGAAGAAAGAGGAGATGTGGCTGAAAAGTACTTGGTGTTGTATGATTTTAAAGCTAAG GAAGTGGATGAACTGTCTATCAGTAAAGGAGAAATTGTCATGGTAACTGAGCAGGGTGAGGATGGGTGGTGGACAGCATGGAAAGATGGCATATCAGGGATGGTTCCTGGAACATACTTGACCAAAGTCTCACCAAGTTGCACACATCTCGCCTCTCATTCTCACCGCAATTCCGTCAAGTGGAACTAA